The nucleotide window TTCCAGTTTCCGAACCTCTCCGGCGGCAGCAAGTGGAAGGAGTCATCGGTTTCGCACAACGCGCGGTTGCCCGATGACTGGTGGCGTCTCTTCGGCGATGCGGAACTCACCCGCCTGATCAACCGCTCGCTGGCGGCGAACAACGACCTCGCTGCCGCCAAGTCGCGCCTCGATACCTCGCGGGCGCTGGTGGGACTCGACCGCGCGCGCTTGTTTCCCACACTCGATCTCAGTGGTTCAGGTGGGATCTCACGGCAGTCGTCGGATTCGGTCACCTCGAACGTTCCCTCTGCCTTTGCCTCTTCGATCCCGCTGGAGAACCAACGCTATCGATCCACTTTCAATCTCGCCTACGATCCCGACCTGTGGGGCCGCAACAAGCGCGCGGTGGAAGCGTCCTCCGCCGAGGCCGATGCAAGCGCCGCGCTGGTGGATGCGCAGCGTCTCGGCATCGCCGCGGAGGTGGCCCGCCAGTATTTCCTGCTGCGCGGACTCGATGCGCAGGAAGGCGTGCTGCAGGCCACGCTCAAGACCCGTAAGCAGTCGCTGGACATCCAGAAGAGCAAGACCGACGCGGGCCTGACGGATGGCATCGCCACCTCCAGCGCCCGCACCGAGCTGGAGCTTGCCAACAACGATCTCGCCTCCGTGCAGCGCCAGCGCGGCGCGGCGGAGCACGCGCTCGCCGTGCTCTGCGGCACCACGCCCTCCAGCTTCTCCGTCTCCCATCGCGGTCCCTCAGGTTCGATGCCCTCAATCCGCCCGGGCCTTCCAGCCGATGTTTTGGCACGCCGCCCGGACGTCCGCGCGTCCGAACAAAAGCTGCGTGCCGCCAACGCCCGCATCGGCGTGGCGCAGGCCGCGTTCTATCCGAACTTCAGCCTCTCCGCGGATGCGGGTTTCGAGTCGCTGGACATCACCCGCTTCCTCAACTGGGAAAACCGCGTGCTCTCGCTGGGCGCGAACGTAGCCGCACCGATCTTCGACGCGGGCACCAACAAGTCGAATTACGCCGCAGCCCGCAGCCGCTACGATGAAGCGATGGCCGCCCATCGCCAGACGCTGCTCGTGGCCTTGCGTGAGGTGGAGGATGCCCTTGTCGATTTGAAGGGCCTCGCCGCCTCCCGCCGCTCGCTGGACGCCGCGCTCACCAGTGCGCGCGACACCAAGCGTCTGACACAGGAGCGCTACGACAAAGGACTCACCAGCTATCTCGATGTGGTCGAAACCGACCGCACCGTGCTGCGCGTGGAGCTCGCGCTCGCCCAGGTGGATTCCCAACAGCGCATCACTCTCGCCGCGCTGGCCAAGGCTCTCGGCGGTGGCTGGAGCGGGAAATGATTTCATGAACACGCCGCTCACGCAGAAGTCCACCACCACCGAGATCCGCGAACGCTTCGACCAGGATGTCGAGCGCTTCAGCAATCTCGAAACCGGCCAATCCGCCACCATGGACGCGCCGCTGGTGCTGGAACTCGTCGCCAACACGGCCGCACTCCATCTCCAGCCGGGTGCGGCGGTGCTCGATCTCGGCTGTGGTGCCGGGAACTTCACGCTGCGGGTGATGCAGGAGGTCGGACCGGTGGCGAGCCACCTCGTGGACCTCAGCCAACCGATGCTGGACCGTGCGGAGGAACGCGTCCGTGCCGCCGGCGCGGTCTCAGTGGCAACCACCGCCTCCGATCTGCGCGATCTCGATTTCGCGGAAAACTCCTTCGACTGCATCCTCGCGGGAGCCGTGCTCCATCACCTGCGCGAGGACGCGGACTGGCGGGATGTCTTCGCCAAACTCCACCGCTGGCTCAAGCCGGGCGGTCGCCTCTATGTCGCGGATCTCGTGGACTTCGATTCACCGGAAGTCCGCACGCTGATGTGGGACCGCTACGGGTGCTACCTCGAAGGTCTCGGTGGTCCGGAATACCGGCAGAAGGTGCTCGCCTACATCGACAAGGAGGACTCTCCGCGTTCGCTTCCGTTTCAACTGGAACTGCTCAGAGCCTGCGGCTTCTCCAGCTATGACGTGCTGCACCGCATCAGCGTCTTCGCGTGCTATTTCTGCACGAAGTAACAAAGCCTGTTAGAAACGGGGACCCACCAAATGGCTATCGGGATTCGTCCGATGCCCATGGCCTGCCGGGGCATCCATCAGCCGGGCGGCGGATCACTTGGCTTCGATCGACTTCTTCAAGGCCTTCACGTCCTCCACCAGCTTGGGCAGGCGGCGGGCGTAGGCGCGGAGCTTCTGGCCCTCGGCAAATGGCAGCGCGGGATCGCCATAGTAGGTGATGCCACCTTCCAAACTCCGGGTAACGCCGGTACGGGCGGCGAGAACCGCCTTGTCCCCCACCGTGACGTGTCCGACCATGCCGACCTGCGCGGCCACCGTAACATAGTTGCCGAGCCGGCTGCTGCCGGCGATGCCGGTCTGGGCGATCACCAGGCAATGCTTGCCGATGACGACATTGTGGGCGAGCTGGACCAGGTTATCGATCTTGGAGCCTTCTCCCACCAAGGTCTTGCCGAAACGGGCGCGATCGATGGTGGTGTTGGAACCGATCTCGACATCGTCGCCGAGTTCCACAATGCCGACCTGATCGATCTTCATGTGGCGGCCGTCCACAAATTCGTAGCCGTAGCCATCGGAACCGATCACGGCTCCGGGCTGGAGAATGACGCGATCCCCGAGCACGCAGCGCTCGCGGACGGTGGAGTTCGCGTGGAGCTTGCAATCGCGGCCGATGACCACGTCCTCGCCCACCACCACGTTCGGCCCGATGTCCGAGCCGTCTCCAATCGAGGCCCCGGCCATCACCACGGCACCCGCATGGACACGGACCTTGCCGGCATCCAGCACGGCTGTCGGATCGACAAACGCGCGCGGATGAATCCCCGGCTGGAAAGGACGGCCTGAAACGGCGAAATGCTTCACCACGGCTCCGAATGCGAGGGAGGGATTCTCCACCGCGATGAGGGCGGTTCCTTCCGGGCCCTCGGTTTCACCGAGGGGGACGATCACCGCGCCCGCAGCGGTCGTCAGGAATTGGCCGCGGTACTTTTCGTTTCCGAGGAAACTGATGTCTCCCGCTCCGGCCACATCAAGCGCGGCCATGCCGGAGTAAGACGAAGCGAGCCCGCCCCTGACGATGTTACCACCGGTCAGCTGGGCGAGCTCGGAAAGAGAGAGGGCGAATGCCACTACGGGACGCTACAGATTACTTGTCGTCGGCGGGGGGCACGTCCGGAGTCTTGAGCTCCTCGACAGGCTTCAGGCTTTCCGGCGGAGCGTCCTTGTTGAGGTCCTTCAGGAGGCCGGCGGTGATGTCGGTGGCGTCCTTGGTGTAGAGGAGGAAGGGAACCTGGGAGGTGCTGAGGCCGGACTTGTCGAAGACGTAGTCATAGTTTTCACCCTTGGCCTGCTCTTCCACCAGCTTGCGGATTTCGTTCAGGATGCCCTTCATGCGCTGGACCATGGTTTCGTTCAGGGCCTGGTTCTTGCGCTGGAGGAATTCGCGACGCTCGCGGTCGAGGGCGATGCCTTCCTGCTGCTGCATCTGCCAGTCCTTGAAGAGCGCCTGCTTCTTCTGGTCGGAAATGGCCGGGTCCTCGATCTGCTTGCGCAGGTTGGCGAGGCTGTTTTCCAGTTCGCGGATGCGGGTGAGGCGGTCGTTGTTGTCCTTCTGGATCCGGGCGCGCTCGATGTTGATCTGCTTCTGCGCCTCGTTGGTGCGGTAGTACTCCTTGAAGAGCTGCTGCATGTCGACCGTGGCGATCTTGAGCTTGCCTTCCTGGGCGGCACCAATGCCGGAGAGGGAGGCGGCGAGCACCACCGCGAGAAGCGAACGGATGAGAGTCATGTTTAAGATGGGGTTGATCCGGAACGGATGGCCGACCTTGTACGGAAACCCGGAACCCGTCAACGCCTTCCCGCCCCGGCGGCAACCTCCAACAACCGGGGATTTTTCCTCGCGGAGCCAGTCATCCGGTGGCATCGGACGCGCATGCAAGTCATCGCCGATCCATCCGGGTTTCGCGCCGCGGCCACCTCCGCCGGAAAGCCGCTGGTGCTGGTTCCAACCATGGGAGCCCTCCATGAGGGACACCGCGCCCTGATCCGCAAGGCCCGTGAATTGGCAGGACCGGGGGGTACGGTGGCGGTCTCGATCTTCGTCAATCCGATCCAGTTCGACCGGGCCAACGATCTGGCAGCCTACCCGAAGCCACTGGAAGCGGACCTGGTCGCCTGCGAAGCCGAGGGAGCCGATCTGGTGTTCACCCCCGAGGCCGGGGCGATGTATCACCCCGACCGTTCCGTCACGGTGACGGAATCGTTGCTTTCCCGGAACCTTTGCGGAGCCACCCGGCCCGGCCATTTTGATGGAGTCTGCACCGTGGTGTTGAAGCTGTTCCTTCTTTCAGGCGCGGATTCAGCGGTCTTCGGCGAAAAGGATTTCCAACAACTCGCGGTCATCCGCCGGATGGTCCGCGATCTGGATGTACTCGTGGAAATCATCGGCCACCCCACGATCCGCGAGGACGACGGGCTGGCGATGTCCTCCCGCAACGTGCGGCTGCTGCCGGAACACCGCGCGGATGCCCCGCGCATCCGCCGCTCCCTCATCGCGGCCCGCGACCTGCTCGGCGGCGGAGAACGCCCGAGTGCCGCCCTGCTGGCAGCCGCCCGTGCGGGAATCGAGGATTCACCGTTCGCCCGGATCGACTATCTGGAGCTGGTGGACGCGGAAAACCTGCAACCGGTGGAGCGGGTGGAACGCCCCGCCGTCCTCGCCACCGCCGTATTCTACGGCGAGGTCCGCCTGATCGACCACATCACGCTGCGGCCGTAAGACTCCCTAGCGGGGGACGGCCTCGGACACCGGCAATGCCCGGGGAATGACCTTGCCGTCCTCATCATGAGCCGGAGGCGGAGAAGATTTTTTCGTTTCGGTGGCTCCGTTGATCCCCAGGTGCTCCCTAATCAGAAACCAAATTGCGGTCGCGAGCAGGAGCGACAGGATCTTCGCGATCCAGTTTTTGGTCAGGTTCAGTTTCATCGGGTTCGTCGGAAGGCAGGAAGATTTGCGACAGTTTTTCTCGGAACAGCTTCTCGGAGAGATTGCGGTGGAAGGCACCATCCACACAGATGGAAATGCTGCCGGTTTCCTCGCTGACGATCACCACCACGGCATCGCTTTCCTCGGCGAGACCGAGTCCGGCGCGGTGGCGCAGGCCCAGTGAGCGGTCCGTCAGCTCCCGCTGGCTCACCGGAAACACGCATCCCGCACCCGCCACCCGGTCATCCGCGATGATCATGCCGCCATCGTGCAGCGGGGTTTTCGGGAAGAAGACGCTGGTGGCCAGTTCCGGCGAGAACTGGGCATCGAGCACCACGCCGCTCTCCAGGTGGGTCTTCAGGCTGATGCTGCGCTGGATGGCGAACAACGCGCCGATGCGCTTCTTCGAAAGCGCGATCACGGCATCGGTGAAGCGCTCGAGGAACGCCACCCGGCGGGTGCTGGAAAACGAGAACAGGCGGCTGCTGCCCAGCTTCGCGAGGGCGTTGCGGAGTTCCGGCTGGAAGATCACCAGCAGGGCGAAGGCCAGCAGGGCCGCCGCGCGGGTGATGAGCCAGTTGATGACCTCGAAATGGAAGATCCCAGCGATAAGGGTCAGCACGACCAGAATCGCGCCCAATCCCACCAGAATCTGAGCCCCGCGGGTTGCCCGGAAGGCCCGGTAGATTTGGTAAATGCAGATCGCCAGGATGATGATCTCCACCCCGTCACCCGCGTGCTTTTGAACAAATTCCCACATGACGCCGTGGCCACAGGCTACCGGCGGCCCGGCCTTCTGTCACCTTCGATTGCACGCTGTTGAGAGGAGTCCCGGCATTTCACCCCTTGCCCGCGGGGCGCGGGTGCATTCTACTGCCGCCATGCAAGACAAGATCCTGCTCGCCCGCGAAGTGGATGCCATCCAGATCCCGAGTGGCGACACCATCACCCTCCCCGTCGGCACGGAGGTGTTCATCACCCAGCGTCTGGGCGGCACCTTCACCGTGGCCACCACCCAGGGCCTCGCCCGCATCTCCTCCAAGGACGGCGATGCGCTGGGCCTGAATGACGAGGAAGAGCAGAAGAAACACGCTGAGGCGGAGCGACTCAAGGATGCTCCGCTCGAGGAGCAGGTCTGGGCCCAGCTCAAGGCCGTCTATGACCCGGAAATCCCGGTGGACATCGTCAATCTCGGCCTCGTTTACGACTGCTCCATCGGTCAGGAGGCCGACAAGACCGTGGTGACGGTCAAGATGACGCTCACCGCCCCGGGCTGCGGCATGGGTCCGGTCATCGCCGCGGACGCCCAGTCGAAGATCATGACCATCGACGGCATCGACGACGCCAAGGTCGAACTGGTCTGGGATCCTGCCTGGAACCAGGACATGATCTCCGAAGAAGGGAAGATGAAGCTCGGGATGATCTGAGTTTCCCACGGGGGGAAGCCCAAAAGCTCCCCCGCTCAATCCTCCTTCGTCGTCTGATCGATGTAGGCGATGATGGAGGGAATCGCGATTTCCAGGACGTCCGCAACCTCTTCATAGGCACGGCGGCCCATGCCGATGGGATCGGGCACATCCATCCCAATCCCCTCGCCCGGCACTTCGGCGAATTCGCAGGTGAGGTAGAATTTGTCCGCATGCTCGGGAAATGCCGTCTCCATCGCACGGAGATGGCCGCGGGTCATGGCAAAGACGTGGGTGACCTCGCGCAGCAGGTCATGGCTGAGCGGGCGGCTGGAGAAGCCCTTGAGATCCACGCCATGTTTTTTGAGCAGGGCGACCGTCTCCGGATTGGCGGGAGTCCCTTTGCGGGCGGAGACTCCGGCGGAGCCGACCGCAAAATCCGCCCGGGATTCCACCGCCTTCCGGAAGAGTCCTTCTGCCATCGGGCTGCGGCAGGTGTTGCCGGTGCATACGAAGAGCACGTGTTTCTCAATCGCCATCGCGGCGATCATTCGCCCCCCTTTCCACGGAGTCAAACGGCAATCGGTGGCTCGAAGCTTGCGTTGTAGGAACGCTGTGCATACTCTGACATAGGAGACAGCCGTGGCAGAAGATTGGGAAGAACCAGGCAGCAGGTTGCTCGCAGCACGCGAAGCAAAGGGCATGTCCATCGCTGATGTGGCCCATCGCACGCGAATACCCGCGCGGGTCATCGAGGCTCTGGAGAAGGACGACTACGGGTCGTTCCCCAGCCCGACCTATGCGAAGAGCTTCCTGGCCCAGTATGCGGAATTCGTAGGCATCGATCCGAGCCGCTGGATGGACTTCTTCGAGCCCGTCGCCTTCACCGGCCCCGATGACGTGCTGTCCATCGTGGACGCGCCGGAACCAAGTCATCATCATACCCACCACTATCACGACGCCTCGGTCTCCGAGCCGCGCCATCTCCGCAGATCGAGTGGAGTGGCTTCCACCGTGATGCTGATCCTCCTCACCGGCGGAGTGATCTACGCCTGTGTCTGGGCCATTCCGCTCATCGAGAAGAAATACGGTGGCGCCGATACCCACGTTCCTCCGGCGCCTCCGAAGTTCATCGAGCCGCACGCCAAGTCGCTCCCGGCGGAATCCCCCGCCACCACTCCGGCGGGTTCCCAGAACGATCCCACGATGACCGCTTCCAAGCCGGCCTCATCGCCGCCCGGCGAACCCATTCCGCGCGCGATCGTCGTGCCGGAAAGCTAGCCCGGCTCAGCGCCCGCGCTTCCACGTCTTGATGACATCCAGGAACGGCTTCAGGTAGCGCTGTGCCTTCACCACGCCCACGCCGGAAATCTTGAGCGCCTCTTCCTCCGAGGAAGGACGATAGAGCACGAAAGCTTCCAAGGTCTTGTTCCCGAAGATCACATACGGCGGCACTCCTTCCTTGTCCGCGATCTTCATCCGCAGATCCCGCAGCATCGAATACAAGCCGCCATCGAAGCCGTGGTCCTTCAACCCGGGATTCGCCGGGCCATCGTCCGCCGCGGGCCAAACGAGACGGTAATCCACATCCCCGCGCATCACGCGGTCACCGGTAGCGGTGAGTGAAACGACGGGATATTCACCGGGCTCGGTTTCGAGCAGGCCGGCATCGGACAGTGCGCGCATGAGCCCGTTCAGATAACCGGTGCCGCGTTCCTTGAGCAGGCCGTAGGTGCTCAGCTTGTCGAGCCCGGCGGAGAGGATTTCCTGAGAACGGCTGCCACACAGCATCTGCACAATGCGGCCACGGCCATAGCGCCCCTCCCAGCCTTCGGGCGTGCGACGGGACATGCGGGCCACGCCGCTGAGCGCCTTCTTCACGATCATCGCTTCCTCCGCCGTCGGCGGCCGCGATTCCCCCGCTCCACCATCCCGGCAGACATCACAACCGCCGCAGGTGCGCGCGTCCTCCTCGCCGAAGTAGCCGAGAATCCACTGCTGGCGGCAGGTGCGCGCGTAACACATCTCCACCATCGCCTTGAGTTTCTCGCGATCGCGGCGGTCCTTTTCGCCGATGGACGCCTCGTCAAGCTGGAGGCCGCGCGCGAGCACGTCCGGCTTCAACAGGCGGGTGCCGCGGGTCCGGCGCCCGGCGATGTCGAAGCGCTCGATATAGCCGCCGCGCGCCAGCACGGTCAGCGCGCTGCCCACGGACATCGGATTCTTCACGTCCGCGCCCTCGGCGATCTCGTCCAACGTACGATGAACCTCGTACTCCTTGTCTGCCTGGTTCAGCAGATACTGGTAGATGCCGCGGATGATCGCGGGCGTGGGGTTCGCGCCATCGATGAAGAACTCCTGGGTGCGGGTGTCGGCGTAGTTGAACAGCAGTTCGCATACCGCCGCCTCGCCATCACGACCGGCGCGGCCCGCCTCCTGATAATAGGCCTCCACGCTGCCGGGCACCTCGTAGTGGACCACGAAACGCACGTCCGCACGGTCGATGCCCATGCCGAAGGCATTCGTCGCCACCGCCACGTCCGCCTTGCGCTGAATGAAAACCTCCTGCGCGCGTTCGCGTTCCGAGTCACTGAGGCCACCGTGGTAGGCGATGCACTTCACGCCCCAGCTCGCCAGAGTTTCGGAGACGGCCTCCACTTTCTTGCGGGTGGCGCAATAGACGATGCCGGTCTTGTGCGCGGCAATCACCGCGCGCATCCGCTCGTCCTTGTGCGCGGCCTTTTCCACCGCCGTGATGCCCAGCGAAAGGTTCGGCCGTGAGAAGCCGCTGACCCGCTCGAACGGCTCCCGCAGTTTGAGCACGGAGACGATGTCCTCGCGCACCACCGGTGTGGCCGTCGCAGTCAGGGCCACGCACTGTGGCCGCCCCAGCTTTTCGAGAGCCTTGCCGAGGCGCAGATAGTCCGGGCGGAAATCATGCCCCCACTGGCTGAGGCAGTGGGCCTCATCCACCGCGAACAGCGAGACATTCGCGCCGCGCACCGCATTCAAAAAGCTCTCCGCGCGGAAGCGTTCCGGAGCTACATAGACCAGCTTGTAGGTGCCATCCCGCATGCCATCGAGCCGCTCCTTCTGCTCCGCCCACGGGACGGTGGAATTGATCATCGTCGCCGGAATGCCGCGTGCGATCAAAGCGTCCACCTGATCCTTCATCAGCGCGATCAGCGGCGAAATCACCAGCGTAACCCCGCCGAAGCACAGCGCCGGAAGCTGGTAGCACAGCGACTTGCCGCCACCCGTGGGCATCACCACCAGCCCGTCCCGGCCGGAGACGATCTCGTCCATCACGCTTTCCTGCCCATCCAGGAATCCGGAGAACCCGAAATACCGCTTCAGCGCCTCATGGGGCGTCATCACCAGGGGTTTCGGTGCCTGCGGGGACTCGGTCATCTGCTGCACAAATGAACAATCATCGCACCTCCCGGTCAAGTCCGCTCCCCCGCCCTGACATCCCTTAACCGACTCTTAACCGCCAATCGCTTTTCATGGGCTGCCGGACATTCTAACGGTAATCGTGGATCCGGCCCAATTCCGGATTCCCACCGCCCGAAAACCCAATCAGATTCGATCCAATGCCCGCCGTTTTCGATTTCGTCCACAGTGCCTTCAGCGCCGGAGCCACCGACCTCCTGATCGCGGAAGACCAGTCGCCCCGCGTCCGGATCAACGGCGAGCTGCTGGTGTTCGAACACGAGCCCCTGAACCGCAAGTGCCTGGAGGACTTCTGGCGCGATTGCAACACCGACCCCGCCTCCGACTACGAGTCCGACCTGAGCTGGATCGCCCCGGACGGCTCGCGGCTGCGGGTGAACCTCTACCAGTCGCTCGGCAAACTCTGCGCGGTGCTGCGCCCCATCAAACGCTACGTCGGTGATTTCCACGAGCTCGGCCTGCCTCAGGAACTGCTCATGAACTGGCTGTCCCACCGCAGCGGCCTGATCGTGGTCAGCGGACCCACCGGTTCCGGCAAGTCCACCACCATCGCAAGCTGTCTGGACTGGATCAACCACCACTACCGCCGCCACATCGTCACCATCGAGGACCCGGTGGAATACATCTTCGAAAACGACCTCTCGCACTTCTCCCAGCGCGAACTGGGGGGCGACACCAAGTCTTTCCCGCACGCGCTGCGCACCGCGCTCCGCCAGAGCCCGGACATCATCTTCCTCGGGGAAATCCGCGATGAGGACACCGCCCAGGTCGCCCTGCGGGCCGCGGAAACCGGCCACTTGGTTCTCTCCACCCTCCACAGCCCCGGGGCGACCGAAACCTTGGAGCGACTCAGCAACCTCTACCCGGACGGCCAGCGCGAATCCTCGCTGCAACTGCTCTCCAGCCACCTCGTCGGCGTCCTCTGCCAGCGACTGCTACCCTCCACCAGCGGCACGCTCCACCTTGTCTGCGAATCGCTGCAGAACGAAGCCGCCGTGCGCGAATGGGTCCGCAACCGCCAGACGGCGGAGATCCGCGACTTCCTCACCCGCACCGAGACGCCCGGTAATGTCTCGATGCTCCGCGCCCTGACCCACGCCGCCATTCACGGCCACATCAGCCCGGCCACCGCCCGCGCCGCCGCGCCGAATTCCCAGGACCTCGACCGCGCGCTCCGCGGCTACGTTTGATCCGTCCGCCCTCCGTTCCTTTCCCAGATTCCTCACCCAAAGCCCCATGTCCCAGCTTCGCGACATCGACGAATATCTCCGCATCACCGTGGAAAACCGCGGTTCCGACCTGCACCTCAGCGTCGGCGCACCACCCGCCGCCCGCATCCACGGTTCCATGGTGCCGCTGGAAGATTTCACCCTCAATGCGGAGTCCACCCGCAGCCTGATCTACTCGACCCTCAGCGAAGCCCAGCGCTCCCGCCTGGAAACCGATTGGGAACTCGACTATGCCATCGAGATTCAGGGCCTCGGCCGTTTCCGTGGCAATGTCCACTTCGCCAGCGGCCACTTGGAAGCCGTCTTCCGGCACATCCCGGAGAACATCCCGGAACTCTCCAGCCTCGGCCACTCCGAGACCATCGAGACCCTCTGCAACGAACGCCGCGGCCTCATCCTCGTCACCGGCATCACCGGCTCCGGCAAGACCACCACGCTCGCCTCGATGGTGAAGCGTATTTCCGAAACCCGCTCCGGCGTCATCATCACCATCGAGGACCCCGTCGAGTTCATGCTGCCGCACCGCTCCTGCCTGATCAAACAGCGCGAGATCGGCAAGGACACCAAGAACTTCTCCAACGCCCTGCGCCAGACGCTGCGCCAGGACCCGGATGTCATCGTCGTCTCCGAGTTGCGCGATTTGGAAACCATCCGCATCGCCCTGACCGCTGCGGAAACCGGCCACCTCGTGCTCGCCACCCTCCACACCATCGATGCCCCGCAGACCATCGACCGTCTGGTGGACGTCTTCCCCGCCGACCAGCAGCCGCAGATCATCTCCCAACTCGCCAACGTGCTGGAAGGCGTGATCTGCCAGCGCCTGCTGCCAAAGGCGGACGGCAGCGGCCGCGTCCTCGCCACCGAAGTCATGCGCGTCAACTACGGCCTCCGCTCGCTCATCCGCGACCGCAAGATCGAGCAGATCGTCGGCCTGTTGGAAATCGGCCGCAAGGAAGGCATGCACACCATCGACGACTCCCTCGATTTCCTGCTCAAGGGCGGCTACATCAGCCTGGAGGAAGCCCTCTTCCAATGCCGCGACCGCCAGCGTTTCATGCAGTACCTGCCGCGTGAGACGAAGGTGAAGTGAACCATCGGAAACAGGGATTCACCTTCAACAAAAAACGGCCGCCCCGTCGGGCGGCCGTTTTGTTAAAAACACTTTTGGACCAGGTGTCGGCAATGCCAGGGAGCCTGTTTGTGCCTCAAACTTTGTCTTGATTCAGGGAGGAGCATACAAATCTCAAATCTCCGGTCAAGCCCGTCGTCCAGGTTAAGTCTGGACTTGATAGATATCATTTCATATTCATCCGATCCCCTATGAGCCTGACGCTCGCATTTGACATCGGCTACGCATCCATTGGCTGGTGCGTCCTTTCCGCGCCACAGCCAGCTCCGGCCCAGCCAGACATCGTGGCAACCGGAGTCGTTACTTTCCCGACCGATGACTGCCTGGCCTCCCAACGTCGGAATCTGCGCCGCACCCGCCGTCACATCCGTTCCACCCGTCAGCGGATCGAACGATTGAAGCAGTGGCTGCTCCATCACGGCGTGCTGTCCCGGCAGGAGCTGGACCGTCCCGGGCATCCGGCCCCTTTCCTGCTCGCCGCAGCGGCCCTGCAGAAACACCATCAACTCTCTGCTTTCGAACTCTGGACCGTGCTGCGCTGGTATGCCCACAACCGCGGTTATGATGGCAATTCCCGCTGGTCCCGCGATGAGGAATCCGGCGAGGACACGGAGAAGGAAACACACGCAATCGAGCTGATGCAGCAACACGGCACGGAGACAATGGCAGAAACGGTTTGTGCCTGCCTGAGGCTGGACCCGGCGAAATTCCGCAAACGGATCTCTTCCACACTTCCCTACAAAACTCTCAACGCCGCCTACCCGCGGCGCGTCGTCACGCAGGAAGTCGGTCGCCTGCTTTCGCTCCACCTCGGACAAATTCCAGGACTGGACCCCGCCCTCGCCCGGATGATCCTGACTGCCGATGATCTAACCGCGGATGAACGGAAGCGTTTAACCACCGAGGGTATCC belongs to Luteolibacter ambystomatis and includes:
- a CDS encoding helix-turn-helix domain-containing protein, which translates into the protein MAEDWEEPGSRLLAAREAKGMSIADVAHRTRIPARVIEALEKDDYGSFPSPTYAKSFLAQYAEFVGIDPSRWMDFFEPVAFTGPDDVLSIVDAPEPSHHHTHHYHDASVSEPRHLRRSSGVASTVMLILLTGGVIYACVWAIPLIEKKYGGADTHVPPAPPKFIEPHAKSLPAESPATTPAGSQNDPTMTASKPASSPPGEPIPRAIVVPES
- a CDS encoding type IV pilus twitching motility protein PilT, with translation MSQLRDIDEYLRITVENRGSDLHLSVGAPPAARIHGSMVPLEDFTLNAESTRSLIYSTLSEAQRSRLETDWELDYAIEIQGLGRFRGNVHFASGHLEAVFRHIPENIPELSSLGHSETIETLCNERRGLILVTGITGSGKTTTLASMVKRISETRSGVIITIEDPVEFMLPHRSCLIKQREIGKDTKNFSNALRQTLRQDPDVIVVSELRDLETIRIALTAAETGHLVLATLHTIDAPQTIDRLVDVFPADQQPQIISQLANVLEGVICQRLLPKADGSGRVLATEVMRVNYGLRSLIRDRKIEQIVGLLEIGRKEGMHTIDDSLDFLLKGGYISLEEALFQCRDRQRFMQYLPRETKVK
- a CDS encoding RecQ family ATP-dependent DNA helicase — protein: MTESPQAPKPLVMTPHEALKRYFGFSGFLDGQESVMDEIVSGRDGLVVMPTGGGKSLCYQLPALCFGGVTLVISPLIALMKDQVDALIARGIPATMINSTVPWAEQKERLDGMRDGTYKLVYVAPERFRAESFLNAVRGANVSLFAVDEAHCLSQWGHDFRPDYLRLGKALEKLGRPQCVALTATATPVVREDIVSVLKLREPFERVSGFSRPNLSLGITAVEKAAHKDERMRAVIAAHKTGIVYCATRKKVEAVSETLASWGVKCIAYHGGLSDSERERAQEVFIQRKADVAVATNAFGMGIDRADVRFVVHYEVPGSVEAYYQEAGRAGRDGEAAVCELLFNYADTRTQEFFIDGANPTPAIIRGIYQYLLNQADKEYEVHRTLDEIAEGADVKNPMSVGSALTVLARGGYIERFDIAGRRTRGTRLLKPDVLARGLQLDEASIGEKDRRDREKLKAMVEMCYARTCRQQWILGYFGEEDARTCGGCDVCRDGGAGESRPPTAEEAMIVKKALSGVARMSRRTPEGWEGRYGRGRIVQMLCGSRSQEILSAGLDKLSTYGLLKERGTGYLNGLMRALSDAGLLETEPGEYPVVSLTATGDRVMRGDVDYRLVWPAADDGPANPGLKDHGFDGGLYSMLRDLRMKIADKEGVPPYVIFGNKTLEAFVLYRPSSEEEALKISGVGVVKAQRYLKPFLDVIKTWKRGR
- a CDS encoding type IV pilus twitching motility protein PilT yields the protein MPAVFDFVHSAFSAGATDLLIAEDQSPRVRINGELLVFEHEPLNRKCLEDFWRDCNTDPASDYESDLSWIAPDGSRLRVNLYQSLGKLCAVLRPIKRYVGDFHELGLPQELLMNWLSHRSGLIVVSGPTGSGKSTTIASCLDWINHHYRRHIVTIEDPVEYIFENDLSHFSQRELGGDTKSFPHALRTALRQSPDIIFLGEIRDEDTAQVALRAAETGHLVLSTLHSPGATETLERLSNLYPDGQRESSLQLLSSHLVGVLCQRLLPSTSGTLHLVCESLQNEAAVREWVRNRQTAEIRDFLTRTETPGNVSMLRALTHAAIHGHISPATARAAAPNSQDLDRALRGYV